Proteins encoded together in one Telopea speciosissima isolate NSW1024214 ecotype Mountain lineage chromosome 4, Tspe_v1, whole genome shotgun sequence window:
- the LOC122659700 gene encoding histone H3.v1, protein MGKKISKKKTKEIREVVGEASSGSIVGGETSEQQTQPRRKRGRPRKIIENTQITTEVEEEKNRAEEQKEEEEEEAETVVEESDSKRMKSSDVEQMKGIRSTTSTSVGDVKGGTGPSDERKINEPAKNRRWRRKSQPRKSS, encoded by the coding sequence ATGGGAAAGAAGATTAGcaagaaaaaaaccaaggaaATAAGGGAGGTAGTAGGAGAAGCATCGTCTGGTTCAATCGTTGGAGGAGAGACATCAGAGCAGCAAACTCAACCTCGTAGAAAACGAGGAAGACCTCGCAAAATCATTGAGAATACCCAAATCACTACTGAAGttgaagaggagaaaaatcGAGCAgaggaacaaaaagaagaagaagaagaagaagcagaaacagTAGTGGAGGAGAGCGATTCGAAGAGAATGAAAAGCAGCGACGTGGAACAGATGAAAGGGATTAGGTCGACAACGTCGACATCCGTTGGTGATGTGAAAGGAGGAACTGGGCCATCTGATGAAAGAAAGATTAATGAACCTGCAAAGaacagaagatggagaagaaaaagccAACCTCGAAAGAGCAGTTAA